A DNA window from Choloepus didactylus isolate mChoDid1 chromosome 9, mChoDid1.pri, whole genome shotgun sequence contains the following coding sequences:
- the LOC119544041 gene encoding UDP-glucuronosyltransferase 1A3-like isoform X3, whose protein sequence is MATGLKFSLWVLPGLLLCLGIRPGAESGKVLVVPMEGSHWLSMRKVVQELRARGHQAVVLAPEVSMHMKEADFFTLRTYATPYTQEDYDQLMMGHTQMVFEEMHFLKIYFKSIAMLKTGFMLLQKSCAELLHNKELIRSLNASSFDVVLTDPIYPCGSLLAEYLSVPAVYFLRFIPCAWDFEGTQCPNPSSYIPRMLTRNSDHMTFLQRVKNMLYPLTLKYVCDISLSPYTRLASEILQREMSLVDIFSYASVWLFRGDFVMDYPRPIMPNMVFIGGINCAHRKPLSQVTLTFLVLPIKHTAL, encoded by the coding sequence ATGGCGACGGGCCTCAAGTTTTCCCTGTGGGTTCTTCCGGGGCTGCTGCTTTGCCTGGGCATCAGACCCGGGGCCGAGAGCGGGAAGGTGCTGGTGGTGCCCATGGAAGGCAGCCATTGGCTCAGCATGCGGAAGGTCGTGCAGGAGCTCAGGGCCAGAGGCCACCAGGCTGTTGTCCTTGCTCCAGAAGTGAGCATGCACATGAAAGAAGCTGACTTTTTCACCCTGAGAACCTATGCCACTCCATACACCCAAGAAGATTATGATCAGCTCATGATGGGCCATACTCAGATGGTTTTTGAAGAAATGCATTTTctgaagatatattttaaaagtatagcAATGCTGAAAACAGGGTTTATGCTCCTTCAAAAGTCTTGTGCAGAGCTGCTGCATAACAAGGAGCTGATCAGGTCCCTGAATGCCAGCTCATTTGATGTGGTTCTAACAGACCCCATTTACCCCTGTGGGTCCTTGCTGGCTGAGTACCTGTCTGTTCCTGCTGTGTATTTTTTGCGTTTCATTCCATGTGCCTGGGATTTTGAGGGCACACAATGTCCAAACCCTTCCTCGTATATTCCTAGGATGTTAACCAGGAATTCAGACCACATGACTTTCCTGCAGCGGGTCAAGAATATGCTCTACCCTTTGACCCTGAAATATGTTTGCGATATTTCTTTGTCTCCTTACACAAGACTTGCCTCTGAGATCCTGCAGAGAGAGATGTCCCTGGTGGATATTTTCAGCTACGCATCCGTGTGGCTGTTCCGAGGAGACTTTGTGATGGACTATCCCAGGCCCATCATGCCCAACATGGTCTTCATTGGGGGCATAAACTGTGCCCACAGGAAGCCTCTGTCTCAG